The nucleotide window CTGATCCGTTTCCAAACACAAGATTTTCCACATGGACACCAAGTTGCTCGCTAACCTTTATGGCCAAGTCTCTCGCCATCCCATCTGGATAATAATGCATTTCTCCAAAATAAGCAGGAAGTTTTTCCTTCACAAAAGGTGAACATCCATACACATTTTCATTCTCAGACATTTTTCGAATCTCACTCAAATTCAACTCTTGCTTCACCTCATCAATACTTTTTCCTAACACATAAGGTGAAAGGCTCTCTACCCTCGAACGAGTTTTAATCATCATCTCAACCTCCCCTACATCAGACAAAGTCATCAAGAAAAGCGAAAGTGGCTCGCCCTGAGGCGGCAGGCAAATGAAGAACTCGGAGGTGATGCTTGCATCACTGGAGGGTTATTCATTTGACCCCGAGCCGCAAGCCACTGCAACCAGAACCCACTTAAAACAGTCTAAATTGTCGTAGCTCGAAAAAAAGAGAGAAAATCTCTCTCCCTATTAAAAATATTATAAATTCCCTCGACGTTCTTGTTCCCGTTCAATCGATTCAAATAAGGCCTTGAAGTTCCCTTCTCCGAAACCTCGCGCTCCTTTCCGTTGAATGATTTCAATAAACAAAGTCGGTCGATCCACAATCGGCTTCGTGAATATTTGTAATAAATATCCTTCATCATCACGATCAACTAGAATACTTAACTCTTTTAATCTAGAAATTTCTTCATCAATCTCACCGACTCGCTCTGACAGCATTTCATAATAGGAGTCTGGCGTCGCTAAAAACTCAACCCCATTTTCTTTTAAGACACTAACCGTCTCTACGATGTCCTCTGTTAAGAGTGCTAAATGTTGCACTCCAGGACCGTTAAAAAATTCTAGATATTCTTGAATTTGTGATTTTCTTTTCCCTTCTGCCGGCTCATTAATAGGAAACTTAATTCTTCCACCATTGTGCATCACCTTCGACATTAGAGCAGAGTACTCTGTATTGATGTCACTATCGGTAAAATGTCGTAGCTCTTTAAAGCCCATGACCTTTTCATAATAGCTCACCCACTCTTCCATTCGCTCCACATTTCCGACGACATGATCGATGGCAATAAGACCTGCGTCTGCATACGGGATCGTGAAATCCACTTTTTCAAAACCTGGCATAAATGCACCGGTATAGTCTTTTCGCTCCATAAGGGTGTGAATCGTATCTCCGTACGTTCCTATTACCGCTTTTTTCACACTACCATATTCGTCACTTATTTCACTAGGTGGTTGAACTTCAATCGCCCCTCTTGATACAGCCGATTCATATGCTTTCTCCACATTGTCTACCGTTAAGGCAATATCGCGAACGCCATCACCATGTTTTTTCACAAACTCTGCAACTCTCGTTTCTTCACTTAAGCTTCCCGTCACCACTAACCTAATATTTCGTTGTTGTAATACATAGGACACTGATTCACGATTTCCTGTTTCTAGCCCCGAATACGCAACCGGTTTAAATCCAAATGTTTTACAAAAAAAGTGCATCGATTGTTTTGCATTCCCTGTGTAATACTCAAGGTAATCCACATCGGTCACTGGAAAAAAATCTTCTGATTTCATTTGCTTCATTACTTTTTCTTCTTGCATAAAAATCCCTCCATTTTATATTAGTTACTCAACTTTCG belongs to Bacillus sp. 2205SS5-2 and includes:
- the hppD gene encoding 4-hydroxyphenylpyruvate dioxygenase, which translates into the protein MQEEKVMKQMKSEDFFPVTDVDYLEYYTGNAKQSMHFFCKTFGFKPVAYSGLETGNRESVSYVLQQRNIRLVVTGSLSEETRVAEFVKKHGDGVRDIALTVDNVEKAYESAVSRGAIEVQPPSEISDEYGSVKKAVIGTYGDTIHTLMERKDYTGAFMPGFEKVDFTIPYADAGLIAIDHVVGNVERMEEWVSYYEKVMGFKELRHFTDSDINTEYSALMSKVMHNGGRIKFPINEPAEGKRKSQIQEYLEFFNGPGVQHLALLTEDIVETVSVLKENGVEFLATPDSYYEMLSERVGEIDEEISRLKELSILVDRDDEGYLLQIFTKPIVDRPTLFIEIIQRKGARGFGEGNFKALFESIEREQERRGNL